One region of Mycobacterium riyadhense genomic DNA includes:
- the secE2 gene encoding calcium dodecin — protein sequence MSVYKVIDIIGTSPTSWEQAAAEAVQRARDSVDDIRVARVIEQDMAVDGDGKITYRIKLEVSFKMRPAQPR from the coding sequence ATGAGCGTGTACAAGGTGATCGACATCATCGGCACCAGCCCCACTTCGTGGGAGCAGGCCGCGGCCGAAGCGGTGCAGCGGGCGCGGGACAGCGTCGACGACATCCGCGTTGCTCGGGTCATCGAGCAGGACATGGCGGTGGACGGTGACGGCAAGATCACCTATCGCATCAAGCTGGAGGTCTCGTTCAAGATGCGGCCCGCGCAACCGCGCTGA
- a CDS encoding PE family protein: MSFVIVTPEVLNAAAADAATIGSAIRASNAAAARTTTALAAAGADEVSAAIAALFSDHAQQYQVVNAQVEQLHQRFVAALTNATISYATAEAANASPLQTLQQNILAVINAPTQTLLGRPLIGNGVDGTAANPNGQDGGLLYGNGGNGYSYTSGGGSKAGGNGGSAGLIGSGGAGGTGWSGGAGGNGGAGGWLTGNGGAGGHGGAATVFGGDGGNGGVGGNAGLFGTGGAGGHGGAGATGAAGVNPTQTWNGIDRAAGGSVGSGSAGGGPGGDGGTGQAGGNGGTGTAFHGGTGGGAGGDGGTGAPGGNGGAGGNGSASGFRGGGGGGGAGGAGGGGEGGAGAAGGGIDGGAGGADSQGGTGGGIGGGAGGGGGGGGGGGGGGGRGGDGGAGAPGGNGGNGGNGGQGVSTSSFPGGGGGGGGAGGDGGVGARGGNGGNGGSGFATGGLVRSGDGGAGGAGGDGASGGHGGHGGNGGAGGRGGLLVGDGGHGGNGGIGATGGVGAPGGDGGTGGNGGPGSVNVTQGNGGVGGDGGDGGDGGDGGDGGHGGGGGAGGLIGRAGNTGAGGLGGAGGVGSTDVGTGGAGGTGANPGGKGLDGNLGAPGEDGANG, encoded by the coding sequence ATGTCATTTGTGATTGTGACGCCAGAGGTTTTGAATGCTGCGGCGGCCGATGCGGCCACTATTGGGTCGGCAATCAGGGCATCCAACGCTGCCGCGGCCCGCACGACCACTGCCTTGGCGGCAGCCGGCGCCGATGAAGTGTCCGCGGCCATCGCGGCCCTATTTTCCGATCACGCCCAGCAGTATCAGGTGGTCAACGCCCAGGTCGAGCAGCTTCACCAGCGGTTTGTCGCAGCGTTGACCAATGCCACCATCTCGTATGCGACCGCTGAGGCCGCCAACGCGTCGCCGTTGCAAACGCTGCAGCAGAACATCCTCGCGGTGATCAATGCGCCCACCCAAACGTTGTTGGGGCGCCCACTGATCGGCAATGGCGTCGACGGGACGGCCGCGAACCCCAACGGGCAAGACGGGGGGTTGTTGTACGGCAACGGCGGCAATGGCTACAGCTACACCAGCGGCGGCGGCAGCAAAGCCGGCGGCAACGGCGGTTCGGCCGGGTTGATCGGCTCGGGTGGCGCCGGCGGGACCGGGTGGTCGGGCGGGGCCGGCGGAAACGGCGGCGCCGGCGGGTGGTTGACCGGCAACGGCGGGGCGGGCGGGCACGGCGGCGCCGCCACCGTATTCGGCGGTGACGGCGGCAACGGCGGTGTCGGCGGCAACGCCGGACTGTTCGGCACCGGCGGGGCCGGCGGGCACGGCGGGGCCGGCGCGACCGGCGCGGCCGGTGTCAACCCGACCCAGACCTGGAATGGCATCGACCGAGCGGCCGGCGGTTCCGTAGGCAGCGGCAGCGCCGGCGGCGGCCCCGGCGGCGACGGCGGCACCGGGCAAGCCGGCGGCAACGGCGGCACCGGCACCGCCTTCCACGGCGGCACGGGCGGCGGCGCGGGCGGCGACGGCGGCACCGGGGCGCCCGGCGGCAACGGCGGCGCCGGCGGCAACGGTTCGGCGTCCGGCTTCCGTGGGGGTGGCGGCGGCGGTGGCGCTGGCGGCGCCGGCGGCGGCGGTGAGGGTGGTGCCGGCGCCGCAGGCGGCGGCATCGACGGCGGCGCCGGTGGCGCCGATTCGCAGGGCGGGACTGGGGGCGGCATCGGCGGCGGCGCTGGCGGTGGTGGCGGCGGCGGCGGAGGCGGCGGAGGCGGCGGCGGCCGCGGCGGCGACGGAGGCGCCGGCGCCCCCGGAGGCAACGGGGGTAACGGCGGCAACGGGGGTCAAGGCGTCTCGACCAGCAGCTTTCCCGGCGGCGGTGGTGGTGGCGGCGGTGCCGGCGGCGACGGCGGCGTTGGCGCGCGTGGCGGCAACGGGGGCAATGGCGGCTCCGGCTTCGCCACCGGCGGTCTGGTCCGCAGCGGCGACGGCGGCGCCGGCGGCGCCGGCGGCGACGGCGCGTCTGGCGGCCACGGCGGTCACGGCGGCAACGGGGGTGCCGGTGGTCGTGGTGGGCTGCTGGTTGGCGACGGCGGCCACGGCGGCAACGGCGGCATTGGCGCCACCGGCGGCGTCGGCGCGCCCGGCGGCGACGGCGGCACCGGCGGCAACGGCGGCCCCGGCAGCGTCAACGTGACCCAGGGCAATGGCGGGGTCGGCGGCGACGGCGGCGACGGCGGTGACGGCGGTGACGGCGGTGACGGTGGACATGGCGGCGGGGGCGGCGCTGGCGGATTGATCGGCCGCGCCGGCAACACCGGCGCTGGCGGCCTCGGGGGTGCGGGCGGGGTCGGGTCCACCGACGTCGGCACGGGTGGCGCCGGTGGCACCGGTGCCAACCCCGGCGGCAAGGGCCTCGACGGTAACCTCGGCGCACCGGGCGAGGACGGCGCGAACGGCTGA
- a CDS encoding LysR family transcriptional regulator — protein MTPAQLRAYSAVVRLGSVRAAATELGLSDAGVSMHVAALRKELDDQLFTRTGAGLAFTPGGLRLASRAVEILGLQQQTAIEVTEAAHGRRLLRIAASSTFAEHAAPGLIELFSSRADDLSVELSVHPTSQFRDLICSRAVDIAIGPASESSRGSDGAIFVRPFLKYQIIAVVAPKSPLAVGIPTTGLLRQQQWMLGPSAGSVDGEIATMLRDLAIPESRQRIFQSDAAALEEVMRVGGATLTIGFAVAKDLAAGRLTHLTGPGLDKAGEWCAATLAPSARQPAVSELVRFITTPRCIQAMIRGSGVGVTRFRPKVHVTLWS, from the coding sequence ATGACCCCGGCTCAACTTCGGGCCTATTCTGCAGTGGTGCGTTTGGGCTCGGTGCGAGCCGCCGCCACGGAACTAGGCCTTTCCGACGCCGGAGTCTCGATGCATGTTGCGGCGCTGCGCAAGGAGCTCGACGATCAGTTGTTCACCAGGACCGGCGCCGGGCTGGCCTTCACGCCCGGCGGGCTGCGGCTGGCCAGCCGCGCGGTCGAAATCCTGGGTCTGCAACAGCAGACGGCGATCGAGGTCACCGAGGCCGCCCATGGCCGCCGGCTGTTGCGCATCGCCGCGTCCAGCACCTTCGCCGAGCACGCGGCGCCCGGCCTGATCGAGTTGTTCTCGTCGCGCGCCGACGACCTGTCCGTTGAGTTGAGCGTGCATCCAACGAGCCAGTTCCGCGACCTGATCTGCTCGCGCGCTGTCGACATCGCCATTGGCCCGGCCAGCGAGAGTTCGCGCGGTTCCGACGGTGCGATCTTTGTCCGGCCCTTCCTGAAGTATCAGATCATCGCCGTCGTCGCTCCGAAAAGCCCGTTAGCCGTGGGCATTCCGACAACCGGGCTGTTGCGACAGCAACAGTGGATGCTTGGCCCGTCAGCCGGAAGCGTGGACGGCGAGATCGCAACCATGTTGCGCGACTTGGCAATTCCGGAATCGCGGCAAAGGATCTTTCAAAGTGACGCCGCTGCGCTGGAGGAAGTTATGCGGGTCGGCGGTGCCACGCTGACTATCGGCTTCGCGGTCGCCAAGGATCTTGCCGCCGGACGGCTGACCCACCTGACCGGTCCGGGACTAGACAAGGCCGGCGAGTGGTGTGCGGCCACCTTGGCGCCATCGGCGCGCCAACCCGCCGTGTCCGAACTCGTTCGCTTCATCACCACCCCGAGGTGCATCCAGGCGATGATCCGGGGCAGCGGCGTCGGCGTGACAAGGTTTCGCCCGAAGGTTCACGTCACTCTCTGGAGCTAG